One Ignavibacterium sp. DNA segment encodes these proteins:
- a CDS encoding tyrosine-type recombinase/integrase, translated as MFLTPPNAKRRYYQLVYFINGKRTKISTKTTDKKEAEKFLKSFVPQIKDKKVEQEKLNENTTTIKLSSFFTEYKIYIGNTYSEKYLKKAVIPSFAALQKNIPDMQLETISTRILDQFISSVAARSKFCASLYYRTLKAAFNKALVWNYIEVNPFSKIKTPKLPKSFPLFISECELIEILNNTTSNLMKDIFTTAFYTGMRLGELLNMKWNWIDFNQNIITIKNSNQFISKNKRERIIPIHQKVKAILQARFLLGKPENNLLFYKYEDVKLNEDFVSKQFKKAVRAAKLNEKIHFHTLRHSFASALVQRGISLYAVKELLGHENIKTTQIYSHLQKQNLMEAVNLL; from the coding sequence ATGTTTCTCACACCGCCTAACGCTAAAAGACGCTATTACCAATTAGTCTATTTTATTAATGGTAAACGAACAAAAATTTCTACTAAAACCACAGACAAAAAAGAAGCAGAAAAATTTCTAAAGTCTTTTGTGCCTCAAATCAAAGATAAGAAAGTTGAACAAGAAAAACTAAACGAAAATACAACCACAATAAAACTAAGCAGCTTCTTTACTGAGTATAAAATATATATTGGTAATACCTACTCTGAAAAGTACCTTAAAAAAGCTGTTATTCCTTCCTTCGCTGCTTTACAAAAAAATATCCCTGATATGCAACTCGAAACAATATCAACGAGAATCCTCGATCAGTTCATTTCTTCAGTAGCTGCCAGATCAAAATTTTGTGCTTCACTTTATTATCGTACATTGAAAGCAGCTTTTAATAAAGCTTTAGTTTGGAATTACATTGAAGTGAATCCTTTTAGCAAAATAAAAACTCCTAAGCTGCCTAAATCATTCCCGTTATTTATTTCTGAATGTGAATTGATTGAGATCCTGAATAACACAACTTCTAATTTGATGAAAGATATTTTCACGACTGCCTTTTACACTGGTATGCGTTTGGGTGAGTTGCTAAATATGAAATGGAACTGGATTGACTTCAATCAAAATATAATCACAATCAAAAACTCTAACCAATTTATTTCTAAGAACAAACGTGAAAGAATTATCCCAATTCATCAAAAAGTTAAGGCAATTTTACAAGCTCGTTTTCTGTTAGGCAAGCCGGAAAATAATCTATTGTTTTATAAATATGAAGATGTTAAGCTAAATGAAGATTTTGTTAGTAAGCAATTTAAGAAAGCTGTTAGGGCTGCTAAGCTTAATGAGAAAATTCACTTTCACACTCTCCGACATTCATTCGCTTCTGCCTTAGTACAGCGAGGTATTTCTCTTTATGCAGTAAAGGAATTGTTAGGCCACGAGAATATTAAAACAACTCAAATTTATTCTCATCTGCAGAAGCAGAATTTGATGGAAGCGGTGAATCTCTTATAA